Proteins from a genomic interval of Chroococcidiopsis thermalis PCC 7203:
- a CDS encoding response regulator transcription factor: MTSVCIEIVEGNPHLRSLLSWHLQQVGYRVYQAASLYQARDVFLTRQPTLVILDAELADGDGTEFCRWLQQQQQPLILMLSARNTEADIVTGLKAGADDYLCKPFGMQEFLARIEALIRRQRTPAAPAYLDYGTLQIDLVQRRVYFKGEYIDLTPQEFSLLYVLAQAGGLPLSRSELLRRAWPDAIDNPRTIDTHVLSLRKKVEIDPRQPSLIQTVRNVGYRFNAEILKANSVQPTDISQRQTANHHSTLEETREKSEVTSQKSEVFY; the protein is encoded by the coding sequence GTGACCTCGGTTTGTATAGAAATTGTAGAGGGAAATCCACATCTGCGATCGCTACTCAGTTGGCACTTACAACAGGTAGGCTATCGAGTATATCAAGCAGCTAGTCTCTATCAAGCGCGAGACGTATTTTTAACGCGCCAACCCACACTAGTGATCCTCGATGCTGAATTAGCTGATGGTGACGGGACAGAGTTTTGCCGTTGGCTACAGCAACAGCAGCAACCACTGATTCTGATGCTATCTGCCCGCAACACCGAAGCGGATATTGTCACTGGCTTAAAAGCAGGAGCAGACGATTACTTGTGCAAACCCTTTGGGATGCAGGAATTTTTGGCGCGAATCGAAGCGCTGATTCGCCGTCAACGCACGCCAGCCGCACCAGCTTACTTGGACTACGGCACTTTGCAAATAGATCTAGTCCAGCGTCGCGTTTACTTCAAAGGTGAATACATCGACCTCACGCCTCAAGAATTTAGTTTACTTTACGTCTTGGCGCAAGCTGGAGGTTTACCCCTCAGCCGCTCCGAATTGTTGCGGCGTGCTTGGCCCGATGCTATAGATAATCCCCGTACCATCGATACTCACGTCTTATCTTTGCGGAAAAAAGTCGAAATCGATCCGCGCCAACCGAGTTTAATTCAAACTGTACGTAACGTAGGGTATCGCTTCAACGCGGAAATTCTCAAAGCCAACAGCGTACAGCCAACCGACATTTCCCAACGCCAAACCGCAAATCACCACTCGACTTTAGAAGAAACGAGGGAGAAGTCAGAAGTCACAAGTCAAAAGTCAGAAGTGTTTTACTAG
- the glpX gene encoding class II fructose-bisphosphatase, whose amino-acid sequence MENTLGLEIIEVVEQAAIASSRWMGKGEKNTADQVAVEAMRERMNKIYMRGRIVIGEGERDEAPMLYIGEEVGICTRADAKDYCNPDELVEIDIAVDPCEGTNLVAYGQNGSMAVLAIAEKGGLFAAPDFYMRKLAAPAPARGHVDINKSATQNLKILSECLGRAVEELVVVVMDRPRHKELIQEIRQAGARVRLISDGDVSAAISCAFSGTNIHALMGIGAAPEGVISAAALRCLGGHFQGQLIYDPEVVKTGLIGESKEGNIARLKEMGINDPDRVYNAEELASGQTVLFAACGITPGTLMEGVRFFKGGARTQSLVISSQSRTARFVDTIHMFDEPKTLQLK is encoded by the coding sequence GTGGAAAATACTCTAGGTTTAGAGATTATTGAAGTTGTAGAACAAGCAGCGATCGCATCTTCCCGTTGGATGGGTAAAGGCGAGAAAAACACTGCTGACCAAGTGGCTGTAGAAGCCATGCGGGAGAGAATGAATAAAATTTACATGCGGGGTCGGATTGTCATCGGTGAAGGCGAACGGGATGAAGCCCCCATGTTATACATTGGCGAAGAAGTCGGGATTTGTACCCGTGCCGATGCCAAAGATTACTGTAACCCAGATGAATTAGTTGAAATTGACATTGCCGTTGACCCTTGTGAAGGGACTAACTTAGTCGCCTACGGACAAAACGGCTCGATGGCTGTGTTGGCGATCGCCGAAAAAGGTGGTTTGTTTGCTGCTCCTGACTTTTACATGAGAAAGCTCGCAGCACCAGCCCCAGCACGCGGTCATGTCGATATTAATAAATCGGCTACCCAAAACCTCAAAATCCTCTCAGAATGCCTCGGACGCGCCGTAGAGGAGCTAGTTGTGGTCGTGATGGATCGCCCTCGCCACAAAGAACTCATTCAAGAAATTCGTCAAGCAGGGGCAAGAGTACGCTTAATTAGCGATGGTGATGTCTCCGCCGCGATCTCCTGCGCTTTCTCGGGAACGAACATTCATGCCTTGATGGGAATTGGCGCAGCTCCAGAAGGCGTGATTTCTGCTGCTGCATTGCGCTGTTTGGGCGGGCATTTCCAAGGACAATTGATCTACGATCCAGAGGTAGTCAAAACTGGTTTGATTGGCGAAAGTAAAGAGGGAAATATTGCCCGTTTGAAAGAAATGGGAATTAATGACCCAGACCGAGTTTACAATGCTGAAGAGTTAGCTTCGGGTCAAACCGTCCTGTTCGCTGCTTGTGGTATTACCCCAGGTACGCTGATGGAAGGTGTCCGCTTCTTCAAAGGTGGAGCCAGAACCCAAAGTTTAGTTATCTCCAGCCAATCTCGCACGGCGCGGTTTGTAGACACGATCCATATGTTTGACGAACCAAAGACACTGCAACTGAAGTAG
- a CDS encoding lysophospholipid acyltransferase family protein gives MIQLDSSHTDIGTTKKTKVAASSHVSPWLTPIVYPIGRRLVFPFYFDKIEVSGWENLPNGGPVIVAPTHRSRWDALMVPAIVGKVATGRDPRFMVSIDEMKGIQGWFISHLGGFAVDVKRPSIATLRHGVELLQQGEMLVIFPEGGDLKKNRECTLNSLQPGLARLALQAESSQPNLGVKILPLGIYYNPPTVPWRSQVRISIGSPIQVGDYSTGSIKKDAKQLTQDLELALKQLGSKTQATVEQDSAPSLYSERKESFI, from the coding sequence ATGATTCAGCTCGATTCCTCGCACACTGATATTGGGACAACTAAAAAGACCAAGGTGGCTGCAAGCTCTCACGTTTCGCCTTGGTTAACGCCCATAGTATATCCTATCGGACGGCGTTTGGTCTTCCCCTTTTATTTTGACAAGATTGAAGTTAGCGGATGGGAAAACTTGCCGAATGGAGGTCCTGTCATCGTAGCACCTACCCACCGTTCTCGTTGGGATGCGCTCATGGTTCCTGCAATCGTGGGTAAGGTTGCAACCGGGCGAGATCCGCGTTTCATGGTGTCCATAGACGAAATGAAGGGTATCCAAGGATGGTTTATTAGCCATCTCGGAGGGTTTGCTGTTGATGTGAAGCGTCCATCCATTGCTACTCTCAGACATGGCGTAGAATTACTACAACAAGGAGAAATGCTAGTCATTTTTCCTGAAGGTGGCGACCTGAAAAAAAATCGCGAGTGTACGCTGAATTCTCTTCAACCTGGTTTAGCTCGCCTAGCACTACAAGCCGAATCAAGTCAGCCAAATTTAGGTGTCAAAATCTTACCGCTCGGTATTTACTATAATCCTCCCACCGTACCGTGGAGATCTCAGGTTAGGATTAGTATTGGTTCTCCTATCCAAGTAGGAGATTACAGCACGGGTTCGATTAAAAAAGATGCGAAGCAATTGACACAAGATTTAGAACTAGCACTTAAACAGTTGGGCAGTAAGACGCAAGCAACCGTAGAGCAAGACAGCGCTCCTTCCCTATACTCTGAAAGAAAGGAATCTTTTATTTAA
- a CDS encoding BolA family protein, with product MISPQQVEEMIKVAIPDAQVQVQDLTGGGDHYQVVVVSSQFEGKGRVQQHQLVYSSLNQAMSSEAIHALALRTYTPQAWQAVSQVV from the coding sequence ATGATTAGTCCTCAGCAAGTTGAGGAAATGATTAAGGTAGCGATCCCAGATGCCCAAGTTCAAGTACAAGACTTGACTGGGGGTGGAGATCATTACCAAGTAGTAGTCGTTTCTTCCCAGTTTGAAGGTAAGGGACGAGTACAACAGCACCAACTCGTCTACAGTTCCCTCAATCAAGCAATGTCATCAGAAGCTATCCATGCCCTAGCACTAAGGACTTACACACCCCAAGCTTGGCAAGCTGTCAGCCAAGTGGTGTAA
- a CDS encoding nucleotidyltransferase family protein, with protein sequence MKTLEEIKQWLVQNKSLLQERYKVRELGVFGSYVRQEQTETSDVDVLVEFFETPSLLKFVNLENYLSDNLGVKVDLVHKAGLKPRIGERILAEVVYL encoded by the coding sequence ATGAAAACGCTGGAAGAGATTAAGCAGTGGCTTGTACAAAACAAGTCATTGTTGCAGGAACGTTACAAAGTTCGAGAGTTAGGGGTTTTTGGTTCTTACGTTAGGCAAGAACAGACCGAAACTAGCGATGTGGATGTGCTAGTGGAGTTTTTTGAGACACCAAGCTTGTTGAAATTTGTCAATTTAGAGAACTATCTCAGCGATAATCTGGGAGTCAAGGTCGATCTGGTGCATAAGGCTGGTTTAAAACCACGCATTGGAGAGCGGATTTTGGCAGAGGTCGTCTATCTGTGA
- the tadA gene encoding tRNA adenosine(34) deaminase TadA, translating into MIEAPEYIIHRQWMQRAIALAQIAGEAGEVPVGAIIIDSNGNVIAEAENRRERDNDPTAHAEIIALRQAGKTLQNWHLDRCTLYVTLEPCPMCAGAIVQARIGLLVYGADDPKTGAIRTVTNIPDSACSYHRLPVLAGILESTCRQQLQDWFRQKRGSREQGVGGEK; encoded by the coding sequence ATGATTGAAGCCCCAGAATACATCATCCACCGCCAATGGATGCAACGGGCGATCGCTCTTGCCCAAATTGCCGGGGAAGCCGGAGAAGTTCCCGTAGGCGCAATAATTATCGATTCAAACGGTAACGTCATTGCCGAAGCAGAAAATCGGCGCGAACGAGACAACGATCCCACCGCCCACGCAGAAATTATTGCTTTGCGCCAAGCTGGTAAAACCTTACAAAACTGGCATCTCGATCGCTGTACCCTATACGTTACCCTAGAACCTTGTCCCATGTGTGCGGGAGCGATCGTCCAAGCACGAATTGGTTTACTTGTCTATGGTGCAGACGATCCGAAAACTGGAGCTATTCGCACCGTCACCAACATTCCCGATAGCGCCTGCTCCTACCATCGTCTCCCCGTTCTCGCTGGCATTTTAGAATCCACCTGTCGTCAACAACTGCAAGATTGGTTCCGCCAGAAGAGAGGGAGCAGGGAGCAGGGAGTAGGGGGAGAAAAGTAA
- a CDS encoding glutamyl-tRNA reductase: MNIAVIGLSHKTAPVEVREKLSIPESQLEGAIALLCSYPHITEAAILSTCNRLEIYIVTPETEQGIREVTQFLGEHSKLPVRDLRQHLFILLHQDAVMHLMRVSAGLDSLVLGEGQILAQVKQTHSLGQQYNGIKLILNKLFKQAITAGKRVRSETSIGTGAVSISSAAVELAQMKVANLAACRVAIVGAGKMSELLVKHLVAKGASQICILNRSLKRSQALANQFQHADLKLCLLSEMMPVVATSDLVFTSTSATEPLIDRAKLEIALEPNRPLMLFDISVPRNVHEDVNNLDNVQAFNVDDLKAVVAQNQESRRRMAMEAEKLLDEEVETFDVWWRSLETVSTISCLRHKVETIREQELEKALSRLGSEFAEKHQEVIEALTRGIVNKILHDPMVQLRSQQDIEARRRCMQTLQVLFNLDAEEQFG, translated from the coding sequence ATGAACATTGCGGTTATCGGGTTAAGTCACAAAACAGCCCCAGTAGAAGTTAGGGAAAAGCTGAGTATTCCAGAATCGCAGTTGGAAGGCGCGATCGCTCTTTTGTGTAGCTATCCGCATATTACCGAAGCAGCAATACTTAGCACTTGTAATCGTCTGGAAATTTATATTGTTACTCCAGAAACGGAACAAGGGATTCGAGAAGTGACCCAGTTTTTGGGCGAACATAGCAAATTACCAGTCCGCGATTTAAGACAACATTTATTTATTTTGCTCCACCAAGATGCAGTCATGCACTTGATGCGAGTCTCGGCTGGTTTGGATAGCTTGGTGTTAGGAGAAGGGCAAATCTTAGCTCAGGTAAAACAAACTCACAGTTTAGGACAACAATATAACGGTATCAAACTGATTCTGAATAAGCTGTTTAAACAAGCAATTACGGCTGGCAAACGGGTACGTTCTGAAACTAGTATCGGTACTGGTGCGGTTTCGATTAGTTCTGCGGCAGTAGAATTAGCCCAAATGAAAGTTGCTAATTTGGCTGCTTGCCGAGTGGCGATCGTTGGGGCGGGTAAAATGTCGGAGTTACTCGTCAAACATTTGGTGGCAAAAGGTGCGAGTCAAATTTGTATTTTGAATCGTTCTTTAAAGCGATCGCAAGCTTTAGCTAATCAGTTTCAACATGCAGATTTAAAACTTTGTTTACTATCAGAAATGATGCCAGTGGTGGCAACATCAGATTTGGTATTTACTAGTACCTCGGCTACAGAACCGCTGATCGATCGCGCTAAGCTGGAAATTGCTTTAGAACCAAATCGCCCGTTGATGCTATTTGATATCTCCGTACCGCGTAACGTACATGAAGATGTCAACAATTTAGACAACGTACAAGCGTTTAACGTAGACGATTTAAAGGCTGTGGTGGCTCAAAACCAAGAAAGCCGTCGCAGAATGGCAATGGAAGCTGAAAAGCTGCTGGATGAGGAAGTAGAAACATTTGACGTGTGGTGGCGATCGCTGGAAACTGTTTCTACGATCAGTTGCTTGCGTCATAAAGTCGAAACTATTCGCGAACAAGAGTTAGAAAAAGCTCTATCGCGTTTGGGTTCGGAATTTGCCGAAAAGCACCAAGAAGTAATCGAAGCTTTAACTAGAGGAATCGTAAATAAAATTTTGCACGATCCGATGGTACAGTTGCGATCGCAGCAGGATATTGAGGCGAGGCGGCGTTGTATGCAGACTCTTCAAGTCCTGTTTAATTTGGATGCTGAGGAACAGTTTGGTTAG
- a CDS encoding Gfo/Idh/MocA family protein, producing the protein MSSIGVAVVGTGFGQKVHLPGFKAHPRTQVVAVYHRDRDKAQAIAQTHNIPHASSALEEIVALPEVQAVSISTPPFLHYEMAKTVLQAGKHLLLEKPTTLSATGARELYHIAKANNLVVTLDFEYRFVPAWQRLAELLAEDYVGEKRLIKIDWLVPSRADASRPWNWYSRKDMGGGALGALASHTFDYMNWLFGAVQKLCAQLSTSIPQRLDPLTGEMKLVDADDTCMLMLELADGTPCQINISSAVYANRTHSVEVYGDRGTLVLVSQNQKDYVHGFHLWAAAAGQPPVELEIPMRLGFDKTYTDGRIAPFIRVVNQWVQGIDSGESLIPSIREGVYSQLLMDLSHASHQQRSWVDVPDLDKYLTRG; encoded by the coding sequence ATGTCTTCAATTGGTGTGGCGGTAGTCGGAACGGGATTTGGACAAAAAGTTCATTTACCTGGGTTTAAGGCTCATCCTCGGACGCAGGTTGTAGCAGTGTATCACCGCGATCGCGACAAAGCTCAGGCGATCGCTCAAACTCATAATATTCCCCATGCGAGTTCTGCGCTAGAAGAAATTGTCGCTCTACCAGAAGTCCAAGCAGTTAGCATCTCTACCCCGCCGTTTCTACATTACGAAATGGCAAAAACAGTACTGCAAGCAGGTAAGCACCTGTTATTAGAAAAACCCACCACGCTCTCAGCTACAGGAGCGCGAGAACTGTACCATATAGCCAAAGCTAACAATCTCGTCGTGACTCTAGATTTTGAATATCGCTTCGTTCCCGCATGGCAAAGGTTAGCTGAATTACTAGCGGAAGATTATGTGGGTGAAAAACGGCTGATTAAAATTGATTGGTTGGTTCCCAGTCGCGCCGATGCTTCCCGCCCCTGGAATTGGTATTCTCGTAAAGATATGGGTGGTGGGGCTTTGGGGGCGCTAGCTTCCCATACTTTTGATTACATGAATTGGTTGTTTGGTGCAGTGCAAAAACTGTGCGCCCAGCTCAGTACTAGCATTCCTCAACGGCTCGATCCTCTGACGGGGGAAATGAAGCTAGTAGATGCTGATGACACCTGTATGCTGATGCTAGAGCTGGCAGACGGTACGCCTTGCCAAATTAATATTAGTTCGGCAGTGTATGCAAATCGCACGCACTCAGTAGAAGTGTATGGCGATCGCGGTACTTTAGTTTTAGTCAGTCAAAATCAAAAAGATTACGTCCACGGCTTTCACCTCTGGGCTGCTGCCGCCGGACAACCGCCAGTAGAATTGGAAATTCCCATGCGGTTGGGATTTGACAAAACTTATACAGACGGACGCATCGCCCCATTTATTCGCGTGGTTAATCAATGGGTGCAAGGAATTGATAGCGGAGAATCCCTAATTCCTTCCATTCGCGAAGGTGTTTACTCGCAATTGTTAATGGATCTCAGCCATGCTTCTCACCAACAACGCAGTTGGGTAGACGTACCAGATTTAGATAAATATCTCACCAGAGGCTAA
- a CDS encoding microcompartments protein, giving the protein MGIELRSYVFIDSLQPQHAAYMGTVAAGFLPLPGDASLWIEVSPGIEVIRLMDIALKSASVRPGVQVVERLYGLLEVHSSRQGETRAAGKAVMEAMGVRERDCLKPQVMSSQIIRNIDPHQTQLINRTRRGQMILAGQTLYVLEVQPAAYAALAANQAEKAALINILEIQAVGSFGRLYLGGEERDIIAGSSAALAAMENAHGRELPTVGGRKE; this is encoded by the coding sequence TTGGGTATTGAATTACGTAGTTATGTATTTATAGACAGCTTACAACCTCAACACGCAGCTTACATGGGAACGGTGGCAGCAGGTTTTTTGCCATTACCAGGTGATGCTTCTCTGTGGATTGAAGTCTCGCCAGGGATTGAGGTGATCCGATTAATGGATATTGCCTTAAAATCTGCTTCTGTGCGTCCAGGGGTGCAGGTTGTAGAACGGCTTTATGGATTGCTAGAAGTCCATTCTAGTCGCCAGGGGGAGACGCGGGCAGCGGGTAAGGCGGTGATGGAAGCAATGGGAGTACGCGAACGAGATTGCCTCAAGCCACAAGTGATGTCGAGTCAGATTATTCGCAATATCGATCCGCACCAAACACAATTGATTAACCGCACCCGCCGAGGACAGATGATTTTGGCAGGACAAACGTTGTATGTATTAGAAGTTCAACCTGCGGCTTATGCAGCTCTAGCCGCAAATCAAGCAGAAAAAGCAGCTTTGATTAATATTCTAGAGATTCAAGCGGTGGGTAGTTTTGGACGGCTTTACCTGGGTGGGGAAGAACGAGATATTATTGCGGGTTCGAGTGCGGCGTTGGCGGCGATGGAAAATGCCCACGGGCGCGAACTTCCTACTGTTGGTGGGCGCAAGGAGTAG
- a CDS encoding RNA recognition motif domain-containing protein: protein MSIYVGNLSYEVTPEDLSAAFAQYGSVKRVQLPTDRETGRVRGFAFVEMDTDAEETTAIDALDGAEWMGRNMKVNKAKPREDRGSSDGRRGNSNGGYSRRY from the coding sequence ATGTCAATTTATGTAGGTAACTTATCATATGAGGTAACGCCAGAAGACCTCAGCGCTGCTTTTGCACAGTATGGCTCTGTAAAAAGAGTTCAATTACCAACCGACCGCGAAACAGGTCGAGTGCGTGGTTTTGCATTCGTAGAAATGGATACAGATGCCGAAGAAACCACTGCTATTGATGCCCTCGATGGCGCTGAGTGGATGGGGCGGAATATGAAGGTTAATAAAGCAAAGCCTAGAGAAGACAGAGGCTCGTCTGATGGTAGACGTGGAAACAGTAACGGTGGATACTCTCGTCGTTACTAA
- the grxC gene encoding glutaredoxin 3, giving the protein MLDFLNPILNRHPERVKANVEIYTWQTCPYCIRAKLLLWWKGVNYTEYKIDGDDVARNKMAERANGRRTVPQIFINNEHFGGCDDIYKLDSEGKLDPLLAQPA; this is encoded by the coding sequence ATGTTGGATTTCCTCAATCCGATTCTCAACCGTCATCCAGAGCGAGTCAAAGCCAACGTTGAGATTTATACCTGGCAGACTTGCCCCTACTGCATCCGCGCCAAACTACTACTGTGGTGGAAGGGTGTCAACTACACGGAATACAAGATTGATGGTGATGATGTAGCGAGAAATAAAATGGCAGAACGCGCCAACGGACGGCGCACCGTTCCGCAAATCTTCATCAATAACGAGCATTTCGGTGGCTGCGACGATATTTACAAACTAGATAGCGAAGGCAAATTAGATCCTCTCCTCGCTCAGCCAGCCTAA
- the grxD gene encoding Grx4 family monothiol glutaredoxin translates to MTPELKERLDNLVQQNKILVFMKGNKLMPQCGFSNNVVQILNTLGVPFETVDVLADSEIRQGIKEYSNWPTIPQVYVNGQFVGGSDILIEMYQSGELQQMVEVALAS, encoded by the coding sequence ATGACTCCAGAATTGAAAGAGCGACTCGATAATCTCGTTCAACAAAACAAAATCTTGGTTTTCATGAAGGGCAACAAATTGATGCCCCAGTGTGGTTTTTCTAACAATGTCGTGCAAATTCTTAACACTCTGGGAGTTCCCTTCGAGACTGTTGACGTTTTAGCAGACTCTGAAATCCGACAAGGAATTAAAGAGTATTCCAATTGGCCTACCATTCCTCAAGTTTATGTTAACGGTCAATTTGTGGGCGGCTCTGATATTCTGATTGAAATGTACCAAAGTGGCGAGTTACAACAGATGGTAGAAGTCGCACTTGCTTCTTAA
- a CDS encoding HepT-like ribonuclease domain-containing protein: MSKREVADYLQDILDAVAAIEQFTTGINFEDFSQNLEKVFAVSRAIEIIGEAVKRIPDSVRSQYPDIPWRDIAGMRDKLIHDYFNTDIEIIWKAVQEDVPQLKTMISEVLRDVKDFS, encoded by the coding sequence GTGAGTAAGCGGGAAGTTGCAGACTACTTGCAGGATATTTTGGATGCTGTTGCTGCGATCGAGCAGTTTACGACAGGCATTAACTTTGAGGATTTCTCACAAAACCTGGAGAAGGTGTTTGCCGTTTCAAGGGCGATCGAAATTATTGGCGAAGCCGTGAAGCGAATCCCCGATTCAGTGAGAAGCCAATATCCTGATATTCCCTGGCGAGATATTGCTGGAATGCGGGATAAACTGATTCATGATTATTTCAATACGGATATAGAAATTATCTGGAAAGCGGTTCAAGAAGACGTTCCTCAGTTGAAAACAATGATTTCGGAAGTTTTGCGAGATGTAAAAGACTTTTCTTAA
- a CDS encoding DUF6761 family protein: MLQDTQTIRHYQKLTDALVEMWQRGYRTDDLRLYLDGYLAAMRHSNILEPYLIHRLEEEATRFLYDPYNFEMPVQPEPESDYY; this comes from the coding sequence ATGTTACAAGATACTCAAACAATTCGCCACTATCAAAAACTGACCGATGCCCTGGTCGAAATGTGGCAAAGAGGCTATCGCACAGACGATTTACGTTTGTATTTAGACGGCTATCTCGCAGCCATGAGGCATTCCAACATCCTCGAACCCTATCTAATTCATCGTTTAGAGGAAGAAGCAACCCGCTTTCTATACGATCCGTATAACTTTGAAATGCCGGTTCAGCCAGAACCAGAATCAGACTACTATTAA
- a CDS encoding pentapeptide repeat-containing protein, protein MANREHLALLQQGAVTWLEWRSSYVQIVPDLSAANLCGANFRGANLTKANLKRANLDRAKLIAANLCGANLSAASLCEAELIDANLQKAELVDAQLISAQMMGADLAYANLIGADLRGVDLKAADLSHANLTAAEFIGATLSEADLSVAKLSRASLVYANLTGANFSHANLSSANLYEAEAIATYFYRANLCQANLSEAHFGGAYLFGADLSAAELYLTDLRWTNLSKVNFTNANLIRADLRGANLSRAIFIGANLTEAKLDGANLSKAIFQGAIMPDGKVRH, encoded by the coding sequence ATGGCAAATCGGGAGCATCTGGCGCTACTGCAACAGGGTGCGGTTACTTGGTTAGAGTGGCGCTCTTCATACGTGCAGATTGTACCTGACTTGAGCGCGGCTAATTTGTGTGGGGCTAATTTTAGGGGTGCTAATCTTACCAAGGCTAATCTAAAAAGAGCCAATCTCGATCGCGCTAAACTGATTGCAGCTAATTTATGTGGGGCTAATCTCAGTGCAGCTAGTTTGTGCGAAGCTGAATTGATTGACGCTAATTTGCAAAAAGCCGAATTAGTTGACGCTCAGTTAATTTCGGCTCAAATGATGGGTGCAGATTTAGCTTATGCCAACCTGATAGGAGCAGATTTGCGGGGTGTCGATTTAAAAGCCGCAGATCTCAGCCATGCTAATTTGACGGCGGCTGAATTTATTGGAGCTACTCTTAGCGAAGCAGACTTGAGCGTGGCGAAATTAAGTCGGGCTAGTCTGGTTTATGCTAATTTAACTGGGGCTAATTTCAGTCATGCTAATTTGAGTAGTGCTAATTTATATGAGGCTGAGGCGATCGCTACTTATTTTTATCGCGCTAATTTATGTCAAGCTAATTTGAGTGAAGCTCATTTTGGTGGGGCGTATTTGTTTGGTGCTGATTTAAGTGCAGCAGAGCTTTATCTGACGGATTTGAGATGGACGAATTTAAGTAAAGTTAATTTTACAAATGCTAATTTAATTAGAGCAGATTTGCGGGGCGCTAATTTGAGTAGGGCTATTTTTATAGGGGCTAATTTAACCGAAGCTAAGTTGGATGGAGCTAATTTGAGTAAGGCGATTTTTCAGGGGGCAATTATGCCTGATGGTAAGGTTCGTCATTAA